From the genome of Ignavibacteriales bacterium, one region includes:
- a CDS encoding adenylosuccinate synthase: MSVTVIVGSQWGDEGKGKIVDILSERYDLVVRYQGGANAGHTVEIGSKKFILHLIPSGILREKVLCVIGNGVVIDPKALLDEISLLEGMGISIKGRLFISHNAHLIMPYHKLLDLLNESGSSKIGTTGRGIGPCYIDKYARKGIKIVDLLDKKVLEEKIKQNIAENNNLLKKVYNQKELDVNEIIKEYLAFDDAIDQYITDVPLYLNTALEEGKSILLEGAQGALLDVDFGTYPYVTSSSPTSGGACTGSGIPPTKISSVIGIVKAYTTRVGLGPFPTELLDEDGEQLRKIGAEFGATTGRPRRCGWFDAFLLNYSKMINGIERAAITKLDVLSYFDNIKVCVGYEINGKRLKSFPTNENQMMQVTPIYESLPGWKSELSNLTSYDQLPSEAKDYLQFISQQGGFEISMISVGPKRDQTIEL, from the coding sequence ATGAGTGTAACAGTAATTGTCGGCAGCCAATGGGGCGACGAAGGCAAAGGAAAAATTGTTGATATTTTGAGCGAACGCTACGATCTTGTTGTGCGCTATCAAGGCGGTGCTAACGCCGGCCATACAGTTGAAATCGGGAGTAAAAAATTTATTCTTCATCTTATCCCATCCGGAATTCTTAGAGAAAAAGTTCTTTGTGTAATCGGCAACGGTGTTGTAATTGATCCAAAAGCTTTGCTAGATGAAATTTCATTATTGGAGGGAATGGGTATAAGTATAAAAGGAAGACTTTTTATTAGCCATAATGCACACTTAATTATGCCCTATCATAAGCTCCTAGATTTACTTAATGAAAGCGGGTCTTCAAAAATTGGAACAACCGGACGTGGAATTGGACCATGTTATATAGATAAATATGCCCGTAAAGGAATAAAAATTGTAGATCTACTTGACAAAAAAGTTCTTGAAGAAAAAATTAAGCAGAACATTGCAGAAAATAATAATCTTTTGAAAAAAGTGTATAACCAAAAAGAGCTGGATGTAAATGAAATAATCAAAGAGTATTTAGCGTTCGATGATGCAATAGATCAATATATTACTGATGTTCCGCTCTATCTTAATACGGCTTTGGAAGAAGGAAAATCTATTTTATTGGAAGGTGCTCAGGGCGCTCTACTCGATGTTGATTTCGGAACTTACCCTTATGTCACTTCATCGAGTCCAACTTCAGGAGGGGCTTGCACTGGTTCAGGAATTCCTCCAACAAAAATTTCTTCCGTAATTGGAATTGTGAAGGCTTATACAACAAGAGTAGGATTAGGGCCGTTCCCAACAGAACTATTAGATGAAGATGGTGAACAATTAAGGAAAATCGGCGCAGAGTTTGGCGCAACAACAGGCAGACCAAGAAGATGCGGCTGGTTTGATGCTTTCTTACTGAACTATTCAAAAATGATTAACGGAATTGAGAGAGCAGCCATCACAAAGCTCGATGTCTTAAGCTATTTCGATAATATAAAAGTATGTGTTGGTTATGAAATTAACGGTAAGCGGTTAAAATCTTTTCCAACAAACGAAAATCAAATGATGCAGGTTACCCCTATCTATGAATCTCTGCCGGGCTGGAAATCCGAACTTTCCAATCTGACTAGCTATGATCAATTACCTTCAGAGGCCAAAGATTATCTACAATTCATTTCACAGCAAGGCGGATTTGAAATTAGTATGATTTCTGTTGGTCCGAAGAGAGATCAGACGATTGAACTATAG
- a CDS encoding HAMP domain-containing sensor histidine kinase yields MKMTGGPASMNIKLVLIVIGAAIAFGTLYYTQNIVGKLQEREKEIVKLYASSLEYIANTESPNSDLTFIFQNIIQRIDFPLILTDGNGVVTTTVAGSGYKNIPHKPDLKGIELKKFLSDKVKLLASEQMPIDIKFPDGKVHQKIYFGDSEIITRLRYYPFLQIIFALLFLIIAYSSFSYIKRSEQSNIWVGMSKETAHQLGTPISSLMGWNEMLKMNYANQDKVLDISDEINSDLTRLNKITKRFSKIGSKPELRDESPFLTIERVANYFQRRLPQLGKNVLIGLQGDKELKAKMNNELFEWVIENLIKNALDAIEIQEGKINFSISENHGKIEIEVSDNGKGIEAGRKKDIFRPGYSTKRRGWGLGLSLSKRIIEDYHEGKIFVKESIINEGTIFKIILNEAEKIT; encoded by the coding sequence ATGAAAATGACCGGCGGACCTGCTTCTATGAATATTAAACTTGTTTTAATAGTGATAGGAGCTGCAATTGCTTTCGGAACTCTTTACTATACGCAAAACATAGTTGGTAAACTTCAGGAACGCGAGAAAGAAATTGTAAAATTGTACGCAAGTAGTTTGGAGTACATTGCCAATACAGAGTCTCCCAATTCCGATCTTACTTTTATATTCCAAAATATAATTCAGAGAATTGATTTTCCTCTTATTCTAACAGATGGCAACGGTGTGGTTACCACTACAGTCGCCGGAAGCGGATACAAAAACATTCCTCATAAGCCTGACCTAAAAGGAATTGAACTCAAAAAATTTCTCTCAGATAAAGTGAAACTTCTGGCTTCTGAGCAAATGCCGATTGATATAAAGTTTCCAGATGGAAAAGTACACCAGAAAATTTATTTTGGTGATTCAGAAATTATTACACGGTTAAGGTATTATCCATTTCTTCAGATAATTTTCGCACTTCTCTTTTTAATTATTGCCTATTCGAGTTTTAGCTACATAAAAAGAAGCGAACAGAGCAACATTTGGGTTGGGATGTCGAAGGAAACGGCACATCAACTTGGTACTCCAATCTCCAGCTTAATGGGATGGAATGAAATGTTAAAAATGAATTATGCAAATCAAGATAAAGTTCTGGATATATCGGATGAAATTAACAGCGATTTAACCCGGCTAAATAAAATTACAAAACGATTTTCCAAGATCGGTTCTAAACCAGAACTTCGTGATGAATCCCCTTTCTTAACAATAGAACGTGTTGCAAATTATTTTCAGAGACGGCTGCCTCAGCTGGGTAAAAATGTATTAATTGGTCTTCAAGGCGACAAAGAATTAAAAGCCAAAATGAATAACGAGTTGTTTGAGTGGGTAATAGAAAATTTAATCAAGAATGCGTTGGACGCCATTGAAATCCAGGAAGGCAAAATTAATTTCAGTATTAGTGAGAACCACGGTAAAATTGAAATTGAAGTTTCGGATAACGGGAAAGGAATTGAAGCCGGCAGAAAAAAAGATATTTTCCGTCCCGGATATAGCACAAAACGCCGCGGCTGGGGTTTGGGTTTAAGTCTTTCCAAAAGAATAATTGAGGATTATCACGAAGGGAAAATTTTTGTGAAAGAATCTATAATTAACGAAGGAACTATTTTTAAAATAATTCTAAATGAAGCTGAAAAAATTACATGA